ACAGCACATCATTTTGAATCTGAGCAAATTAAGATATATACACTCAGTAACACAGCCACTATATTTTAATAGTCCATTTATCATTTTGCATAGTCCCCTAGATATATGATTCACAGAGAGAAATTGCCTCTTTttctatagatttttttttgtgtgaagaTATTGACTTTGTTGCAAGGTGATGTCAAAACATAGTGACTTGGAAAATTATCGACAAAATAGTCAATAAAATGCTTCTTTCCAGAAAAACTGAAGTGACATTTCACAAACatagcaaaaaaagaaatacaaaggtAGACATAACACAAGAAATTTCATGACCATGATATCACCTTTTAATATCTTACTAACTTTCAGAAAGCTATTGAGCATCTGTTGTTATTGCTACTTTCCCtgccaaacatttttttttcttcttttttttttttttgaagtaaaCTCTCCATGCATTACCTGCACTTCACCTGGCTCGAAATCCCCAGTCTTCATTGAAGAGAGCTGGTATGGAATCTTCATTAGTCCAGGGGTCATCTGCCATGTTGTACCATTATCTAAGTAACAatgacagaaagaaaacaatttcaTCAGATCATCTACATTTCAAGCCTGAAGGTTTGAGAGTGACTCGTAATATCACATAACATGATAACGGGATGAGGTCCCAATGTTATAATTAACATCTTGTTCAATCATTCATTATTAAAGCGTTGTACAAACTGTACTCCTCTAAATTCAGTCATGTATGGTACAGTCCACACAATAATACTACGATGGATAGTGGGAATGtttagtgtacatgtatgtagcgcAAATAAGAGGAAAAACTTCTAGATCTACTGCATATTCCATTTGGCTCAAGTATATGCCTAATAGAGGGAAAAACCATAGCCTGAATCATTCAACATtgacatacatataatatatgtgtatatgaatAGACAAatttgaccagggaggtgactcaaTCTCTACCTCCCCGATTTGACATGGTTTATACTCTGGGCATTGATCATAAACCCTGGGAAGCACGGTCCGGATGTAATTTTATCTGGGCATTGCTCAATTAGTAGTTGCAGttgcagcaacagcaacagcaaacaTTCCAGATTTTTTACATCAATGcttatgaccccccccccccccccccccccccccatttcatgCTCTATTGCCGTTAAACAGAAATTgtatagctttggttgagacttggcttcaggtttctggcctcctattttttttttgtgagataatgagaaacctcttatgatgaaaattggttttgaaatagccgagatatccaaaacgaaGTGATCAGGTACAGGTACAAagggtgggacccatcttttatcaggattgctttgttttactttgtttttggatatacaGTTCTGTATCTCAGCCACTCACAACCAATATttatcaaatatactttgaatatctcttagaattgtatgctctgtaacatttcattatATGTTATTtcttatcttgcaaaaagtcaaaagctAAATTCTTATCTAGTACCAATACTAGTCCATCTCTTTTTGCATAATTTGATTTAACTTACCATCACTGGTCAGACAAAACAAGGAATGACGACCTTGTCCACATGTAACAAGTCTTCCTTTATGAGGTTCATACATCTTCTGGATACCATAACCTGGACCCGGGTTGTAATGAAGATTTTTCAACAAGGGGTTTCCATCTGCGAGATAAACCGGCTCGGACCACGAATATCCCCAGTCTGGACTGGTGATCATGTATATACCTGCCGGTTTCTCACCAGTTCCGTTCACACAGGCAGTGGCTGAATGAATACAGAATGTGTGGATAAGAATGAGTCGGCTGTTCAACCGATCAACTGTGATAGTTCCGAGATTTGTGCCATCCGGAACGTTGTAATTATTGAGGATAAACGTGTTGGGTCCCCACGAGTCACCGCCGTTACTGGAGCGGCGCATCGCGATGAACTTCGCGCCGGAGTCCCGGGTGCTGTATTTTCGTGCTTCGCTGAATGCCAGCAGGTCTCCAGTAGGCACTTGGATTAAGAGGGGAATGCGGTAAGCTGCGACATCTTCTGGTCCTCCCGACTCCCAGATTATCTGCTCCGTGATAACAAAAGGTTGAAGAGTTTCGACATGAAACAGACAAGTTAGAAGGACTAGCGCTGTACATATTAATTTCGTCATTTTCGGACCGCTACTACCAAAACTACTTTCCACAAGCTAACATACATCCATCCAATCCGTCGACGGTATGTGACAATCGATCGGTTGCGGTCACTGCAATAGATCTGTCACCACATCCACACACGTGACAAAAGGTAAACATCTACTCTACCACGAAAGGCCGTGGTAAGAGCACAACCTCGCTTCCAGTGATTAAAATTCGTGATCATCGTCCTCGAAAATGCTGCACAGCGAATGTATGTTGAACTTTTAACGAGGTATGTTGCATACTAAACAAGAATTTTTACACAATGACATTATATTATgaatcaataaaatgaaataaaaatccgGCCGGCCTACGCCTCCTACtgctactactagtagtagtttTAAATGAGAAGTTATTGGTGCCTAGTAGATAAGACTAACCTATCACATGCAAGCTGATACCGCGCGCCTATGGGAAGCAGTAGTCCTCGTAATGAgtcgtacaatgtatgtacaatgcGGAAGCGACATGCAGCTGCGCATCAACACCACAGCACAGCGTACACGATTTGCACTGGTAGTGAATGCACGCTGCTGCTACGCTGTAGTGCCCATAAACAAGACGAGGAGTGTTGTTCACAGTTTATATTTCCAACAGTACATAGCTGCCAGAAGAACTGTATAAATCTACTTCTAGTGAGCACGTACATCAACAACCTGCGCTGCGGTATGATTTGTGGCAGTGCCTTGATTTCCAGTAACCAGTGACATGTTGCAGCGAATGTGTATTCACTAGCTACATccctacatcagtacatgtaggACCTAGATTTCTGATTCTAATTCATCTGCTCATGCCATGGTGCCATGGCTGCCGGATGGTGATTTGCACAGTGACAGTGCATGACCGACCATGATAACGATCGTGCGTTGTCTGGTAGTGGAGGCCCGGCTCTGTGATTTATAACACAGCAACGCAACCCAACACTCAACAGTTCGCATTTCGTGATTCACGTTATTCCTAACTTGTTGGATGTAGAGACGTTAAATATCATAGATGCGTATAGACGATAGTGTTTATGCTACGGAGTTCCAAATGTGCAGTTTTAGCAGGACAAGGAAGCCAATATTAGCATGAGAGTTTGAGACTGAGCTGCCTGCAGTGATGCCCGATTGCTAAAGATTTCCTGTGTTATTTCTGTGACTAAAATAAGGCAGGGCCTTCACTTTGAATAGCACTACCATGCCAGCAATTTCCTATATTCCAAGATCCGTGGGAACACATCTTCTGTTTATCAATGCTTTCACGTCGCCTGATGATGCGGAGTAGAATCTACGCGTACATCAAATGAACACGCTACACATCTAGACCTCTACTGTATCTTACATTATAACGTCATTATTACATACTACTTCAGCGGTATACAAACCAGACTCCAGAACGAACAAAGGTGGTTGTCCTACTCCTCTGGCTCTACTAAGTGCTAAGTTGAAATTGGAGTTCAGACTGTGTtgacaatattgatacttcatcgccacaacccccccccccccccccccccaaagtggaGAGCATCAAAAGGGGACTTTCTCAAGACTTACCTCTGTACCTCTGCTTTCTAATACTGGCAACGTCCATATCTAGATCCAGAAACTTCTTGCGAAGGTGAactgagagatttttttttttttttccgcatcATGGCATTGGCGCCAAAGGTAGTCTTGACCTGGTTCTTCATGCTGGTCTTTTTCATCTTCCTGGCACTACACTTGGACCAGAAGACAAAATGGAACTGGTTCCTGATTTTCATTCCCCTCTGGCTCTTTGACATCCTTGTGCTCCTCATCCAGCTGCTGCGCATCATCACCCACGCGCGGACTGGACACGATCGCCACCTGGAGATGACCATGTCCACCAAGATCTTCTTCGTGATTGGTATTAGCCTCAAACTGGCCTTCCAGGTGCTGGTGTGTGTGCGACTGGAGCTGCAGCAAAGCCTGTCCCTCTTCTTTATCTTCATCCCTCTGTGGGTGATACTTCTCTTTGGATCGGTCCGACTGGCACCGTGGCTAAACAAAGAAACATAGTAGTATCTACCCAGGAATAGTGAGTGCAGTTGCACTAACTTGTAGACAAGACCCTTAGACTTCTATTACCAGCTACTCTCGCGTAAACTGTGACATTTTTATGCCATGCCATGACAGGAAATATGATTTGAGTGTCATGACCTTGCCTTGAAGTACAGAGTTGTCTGGATGTGGACCACACCATTGTGGTAAAGTGGATGTATGTACCAGACTGTGACAATCAAACTCGTTGTAAGAGTGTGTACCGATACATCATGCTCGTAAAGCAAGCCTCACTGCACATATTTCATAATGTGCTGTACTATTTTTACAAATGCATTTATGATGTTGCATTCATTGAACCTCAcgaatgtacactgtaagtcAGTAAGTAAAGATGATGTCatattttgagtttgtaaaTTGATGTCCATGTCTGACCCATTCTGACAAAACAAACTGCTTCCTGTATactcagaaatgaaaaattgataCCAGCAAAAATGATCTGAAAGTGATAAATATCACTGAAAAGACTCTGAATGCCTGTACTGAGACAGTTGCAAAAGGACTGCTCTTACAGTTGGTAATTCATACGATTAAAAGACACTGTATGACATTTCTCAAAATAACAGAGTCTGTGAATGAGTTCGACCAACACTAAGAATGAGAATACATTTGTAGTTGCATCTACAAGTTGAACACTTGCACTAGAACTTAGAGAAGCAGGAGTGCAGTAAATTTGAGAGGAAACGTTTTGTCACATTCTAGCTACAAAGACAGATATCAGGGGTTTCACCTTGTTGCATTTTGGCTGTTACACATTGATGGATAGCTCACCTGATGTCACTTGGAATTCATGGAaagtaatcctttgaaaaaTCATACAAGAGATTGATATTACTGTTATGATTGCTTCATAATCGACAAGTAAGAATAAGCAGTACTTATTGAAAATATGAGTGCATTATTTTCTGAAGTAGTTTTGTTTCCACCATTAAAGATTCAAAGCACATTAGTGCTCGAGGTATGCCTTCACTTAAACACAAATTTCAGTTGACTATCTGTATTTTTTGGTGTGATGGGCAAAGGGGAGCttgatattcattttgaatgcTACAGTATTAAAAGTATAAAGATAAAATTGAAACAACTCAATTTGTGTTATTTTCCAACTGTCAGAATGTCAACTAAATCTCTCTGAAACTTTGGTAAACAGCTGGCTGTTAACTGTGGTCAACCCAATATGTTATTCTCATTATGAGTTTACAAGTAAACAAGTtgaaatatgtaatacaaagaTTATTTACACAAATCTCAGTTTTCTTCAATGCTGGACATCTGATCTCTAGTTGGCACAAAGGCTGACAGTACATGCAAAGTCTCCACATCTGCAACATCTTTTCCCCTTGAAGagtatgtactgtacattgtttgtctgtttgcttgtttgtttgaacTGTTTACCAggatgtttgtttatattttatggggggggggggaggaggagaaataTGTCTGCAGAGTATTAATTTTGTATGGCATCCATCCCTGTTAAGTGTAAAACCTGGGTATTTCAGTTATGCTTTGTTCACATACAGTATCAATGATGTCCTGTATGCAACAATAAGCAGATTGTGTGGTACATGTATCAGTTTATTAGAGATGCTTCCTCATAAAGTTCCCGTATCAGATTATCTGCAATAATTTCCCTAGGTGCAAATGTACTGgtaaatttcacaaaaaaatgaaagtgtggtatgttttttcatgaaatctttTGTTGGAAGCAAAGAGCAAGGTTACTGCCCAAATTTTGCAATCTGTGCTTAAAAGTTGTCTTTTCAAGTAATCGTATATAATCCTTACCAGTTGCCGTAAATGTGAGAACCACAACAACAGATTTTTGCCACAGGGAGATGGTGAAGAGAAGTCATGTTAACATGTGGTAGTATTTCCTGGAAGTCATGTGTGCCCACATTGCTTTCTGATAACtctgaatgtacatgtagctcaaGTGTGGAAATGTCCACAGCATGAAATGCTTGTAAAAGCAATAATGGCTTTCAAGGTTATGTTCCTATTTAGCCTTCAGTGTAAGATGACATTTCATATCATCATTCCTTAAACAAGCGGATGTCCTGTAATGATAAGGAGATGCCATCAGTCATGTTTGAAAGGAGTCTGTTGTGTTAGCAGAGATGTGGACTGATGCAGAATTAAACTCTGTATGTGACTTGGCCCATTTGTAAATACTGTGCTGGTTCACATTCAGACCATAGACAAGactttacatgtacagtatgtaagCCTTGTCACAGcagaatacattgtattcagTCTATGAGGTTTGAGTTGTACAatgttacatgtacactgtacttccaGTTTCAggcatacatgtatcacaaaagtGGGAGAATATCTCATTATGTTTAACATGAGAAGTATTTGGCTGACACTCATGTCAACTGAAACTGAAAGCAAAACATATtaaagtacatttgtacatatttatatttataaaaTTGATTACTTGTCTTCATTTATGTGCCAAAGTGTGTTTATCATTCATCAGTGTAACATGTTCAAGACATTAGTGacttatcgtcgctggggtgacaagaccttgtatctcaaattttggtgaaaatgacttttttgcattagtggtcaaataatcggttaagtgatgtcctgtccaaatcccagctgtcttaccccaaaaatgaagccaccacggcatgtcaaaggaacggctatcccattcagtatagtgctttggccgccatgttttttggctctcctgaacatttgacatttttgagatacgaggtcttgtcgccccagcgacatTATGCCTTGTTGTATGGGATGCTGTTTTCACTTCCTATAgataattgtacttttttttggggggggggggggggggaggaggaaggggacAGAGGTTGTGCATAATTGCATCATAACTACAATGTCAATGTGTTTTCATGTGATTGTGTTCATATGCATGTATTTAGATCATGTGCTACATGGT
The Diadema setosum chromosome 21, eeDiaSeto1, whole genome shotgun sequence DNA segment above includes these coding regions:
- the LOC140244956 gene encoding transmembrane protein 60-like; the protein is MALAPKVVLTWFFMLVFFIFLALHLDQKTKWNWFLIFIPLWLFDILVLLIQLLRIITHARTGHDRHLEMTMSTKIFFVIGISLKLAFQVLVCVRLELQQSLSLFFIFIPLWVILLFGSVRLAPWLNKET
- the LOC140244955 gene encoding sialidase-1-like: MTKLICTALVLLTCLFHVETLQPFVITEQIIWESGGPEDVAAYRIPLLIQVPTGDLLAFSEARKYSTRDSGAKFIAMRRSSNGGDSWGPNTFILNNYNVPDGTNLGTITVDRLNSRLILIHTFCIHSATACVNGTGEKPAGIYMITSPDWGYSWSEPVYLADGNPLLKNLHYNPGPGYGIQKMYEPHKGRLVTCGQGRHSLFCLTSDDNGTTWQMTPGLMKIPYQLSSMKTGDFEPGEVQVIELKNGTLLINARNQMSFHCHCRIQALSFDGGETFPLPYVTLKEELIDPRVCGSLLPFGDVLFFSNPFNPSKRVNLTLHWSVDSGETYPNFLTLYEKSSGYSCLSAIDENHIGLVYEKDDLKYISFLKIQLNF